The stretch of DNA TATTGATGCAAGACAGGAAACTTATAGCATATGCTTCACGACAATTGAAGGCATATGAGCAAAATTAccccacacatgatttggagttaGCAGTCGTTGTCTTTGCACTTAAGATCtggaggcattatttatatggtgaaaGATGCGAAATCTACACtaatcacaagagtttgaagtactTATTCACTCAAAAGGAACTGAATATGAGATAAAGGAGATGGCTTGAGCTAATCAAGGATTACGACTGCACCATTAACTACCAttcaggcaaagctaatgtctTAGCTGATGCACTTATCAGGAAGTCATTGGGACCAGCAGTTGCAACTCTTACCACTCAACACCACTTATTAATGGACTTAGAAAGAGTTGTTATTGAGGTTGTTACTAGTGACCAGCAAGCATTGGTAGCTAGTTTGATGGTTCAACCAACTTTGATAGACAGAATTAAACATGCTCAGAAAGAAGATTCAGGGTTAGTGAGATTGGTGGTAGAAGTAAAAGAAGGGAATAAATCCGAGTTCAGCATTTCTGAAGATGGAACTTTAAGGTTCGGAAGTAGATTGTGTGTGCCAGAcgatgaagaaataaaaagaatcatCCTCAAAGAAGCGCAGTGGTCTCTTTACATAGTTCACCCAGGTAGTACAAAAATGTATTGGGAATTGAGGGAatctttttggtggaatggtatgaaaaggGAAATTGCCAACTTTATAGAACAATAcctaacttgccaacaggtgAGAGTGGAACATCAGAGACCAGCAAGATTATTGCAACCACTCAAATTCCAGGATGGAAGTGGGagcatatttttatggattttgttacAAGCCTACCATGGACACTGACTGGGTAAGATGCAATTTGGGTGAGTGGACCGCTTGGCAAAGACTGCTCACTTGGTGCCTATCAAAATTCCTTATAAGTTGGAGTAACTAGTCGAGCTATTTGTATAGGAGATAGTGAGATTGCATGGGGTACCCGTTTCCATTGTGTCAGATAGGGATTCTCGTTTCACTTCAAAATTTTGGTAAAGTTTATAGGAGGCCATGGGCACTAGGTTAGATTTCAGCATTGCTTTTCACCCATAAACGGATGGTCAGTCAGAAAGGaccattcaaattttggaagacatgttgagggcgtGTATGCTGGATTTCAGGGGAACCTGGATACGACACTTGCCTTTGGTCGAGTTTACTTATAATAACAGCTAccaggctagcattgggatggcaccttatgaagcACCATATGGTAGCAGGTATAGATCTCCCTTGTATTGGGACGAGTTCGGGAAAGACAAA from Juglans microcarpa x Juglans regia isolate MS1-56 chromosome 3S, Jm3101_v1.0, whole genome shotgun sequence encodes:
- the LOC121257868 gene encoding uncharacterized protein LOC121257868, producing MPFDLTNAPAVFMDLINRVFHEFLDKFVVVFIDDILIYSKNKVEDEKHLRQVFGTLKDKKLFAKLNKCKANVLADALIRKSLGPAVATLTTQHHLLMDLERVVIEVVTSDQQALVASLMVQPTLIDRIKHAQKEDSGLVRLVVEVKEGNKSEFSISEDGTLRFGSRLCVPDDEEIKRIILKEAQWSLYIVHPGESGTSETSKIIATTQIPGWKWEHIFMDFVTSLPWTLTG